The following is a genomic window from Salinibacterium sp. UTAS2018.
TTACGCTCGTCTACCATTTTGGAACGCGGGCCGAGCTCATCCGCGAGATCGTTCACGCCAACGCGCGTGGGGCGAGCCCCGAGGAAGCTGCCGGGCTGCCCGTTCACACCCTCGACGATTACTTCAACAGCCTGTATCTGTCATGGCAATGGACGCAGCTGCCCGAAAACTTGCACCGCCAGCGTCTCGAACTCGAAGCGGGGCTGCTCGAGGCTGTTGAGCGCGACGAGCTCAGTGTGACGCGCCCACTGTTCGCCCAGTGGATCACGATGGGCTCTGCAGCGCTCGTCGCGTTCGGCCTCACCGAAGAGCAAGCTCAGCTCGAGGCACGGCTTCTCGTGAACATGTTCCACGGCGTACAGTTCGACCTCGTTCTCAATCAGAACCGCGAAGCATCCGCCGCCGTCTTTAACGCCGCAGTCAGCCACCACCGTCAGCGAATCGAGCAACTGCTTGCTGAGGTTGCGCGGTAGCAGCGAACCCCTGTCGCGTGCGAGAGAATAGGAACCATGGCGTCAACGGTTAATCCTCCCCGCGGTATGCGGGACTTCCTTCCGGCAGAAAAGGCTCAGCGCGAGCGCGTTCTCGGCGTGATCCGGGGCAGCTATCGCGCGCACGGGTTCGACGAGATCGAAACCCCCGTGATGGAAGACAGCTCGCGGCTGCATGCTGGCTTGGGCGGCGACAACGAGAAGCTCGCCTTCGCGGTGATGAAGCGCGGGCTGACGGCAGAGAAGTTGCAGGCGGCATCCGATGCTCTCGATCTTGCTGACCTGGGGATGCGGTTCGACCTCACCGTTCCGCTTGCTCGGTTCTATGCGACCCACCGTGCTGAACTGCCTAAGGTGTTCCGTTCCATTCAGATGGCGCCCGTCTGGCGTGCCGAACGCCCGCAGAAGGGCCGCTACCGCCAGTTCGTGCAGTGCGATATCGACATCATGGGCGAAGCGGGCCCCAGCGCTGAGATCGAACTCATCACCGCTACGGCGGCGACCCTCGACGCTCTCGGAGTGCAGGGCTGCACCATCCGGGTCAACGACCGTCGCTTACTCACGAGCTCGCTCAGCATTCTCGGCTTCCCTGCCAAGGAGCACGAAGCAGTTCTCATCACCGTCGACAAACTCGACAAGCTCGGTGCCGACGGAGTCATTGCTGAGCTTCGCGAGCGCGCTTTTCCGGACACTCCGGTGGCGGCGCTCGCCGAATTCCTTCGGCGCCCGGCCCCCGACACCCGTCCTCAATTCAGCGCGGATGCGATCCGTGCCGCGCTGCCCGCCGGAGTCACCGAAGAGGTCATCCTTGAACTCGCGGCGATCGGTCACGCGGTTGAAGCGGGTCGCGGCGATTCCGGCTCGCTCATTGAATTCGACCCGTGGTTGGTGCGGGGGATGGGCTACTACACGGGCGCCATTTTTGAGGTCGCGCATCCGGCACTCGGATATTCGCTCGGTGGCGGCGGGCGCTACGACGGAATGATCGGCCGTTTCTTGGGCAGTGACGTTCCCGCTGTGGGGTTCTCGCTTGGTTTCGAGCGCCTGGTTGACCTCGTTGAGCTTGGCGCGGCAACCGACGACGATCAAGTCGCCCTCGTGTACGACGCCGACGTTGAGGCGGCGACACTCGTGCGTCTGCAGGCCGCGTTGATCAAGGACGGCAAGCGAGTGCGGCTCGAGGCGCGGCCCAAGAAACTGCCGCAGCTTCTCGACCAGCTCCGGGATGCCGGTTTCACCAGTTTCGCGACGGTCCGTGCAGAAAACGTGAGCATTGATAGCCTTGAGTTCAAGCCGCTGGGTGGTTAGATAGCACCCGCTTTTCGAGGGAGAACAGTGAACGCTCAGGTCAAACCGATTCTCGTCTTTGTCTCCCTGAGTTTCGGGCTCGCGTGGGTGTTCGCTCTGCCGTTGTGGTTTACCGGCGGTCTCGAAAATCCGTTCTTCCCGGTGTTCGCTCTCGCGATGATGTTTACGCCCGCGATTGCCGCGCTTGTTGTCGTCTTCTTTGTGGAGAAGCATCCGGATGCCCGCTCCCGCCGTGCGGCGCTGGGGCTCGGTTCGGTGCGCCCCATCGGCAGGTTCCTGCGCTATTTGGCGCTAGCACTCGTCATTCCACCCGCTCTCATTCTGGCGGCGCTCGCCGTCGGAGCGCTTGTCGGCGTCTACCCGGCCGATTTCGTTAACTTCTCCGGTTACCAGACGATGCTCGACGGCCAGCTTGAGGCGCTTGGCCAAGCACCGCTAGCGGTTCCGATCGAGCTGCTCGTGGCGGCACAGTTCCTCAACGTGGCGATCGGTGCTGTCATCAACACCATCCCGGCACTGGGAGAAGAACTCGGCTGGCGCGGCTGGCTGCTGCCCAAACTGCTGCCCCTCGGCATCGTTCCCGCCATCGTGATTTCGGGAGTGATCTGGGGGCTCTGGCATGCGCCCCTCATCCTGCTCGGCTACAACTATCCGGGCGCTCCGGGGTGGCTCGCGCTCACGGCCATGGTCGGCATGACCATCGTCGTTGGCGGCGTTTTTGCGTGGCTGCGCATCCGATCTGTGTCTGTCTGGCCTGCCGCGCTCGCACACGGTTCGTTCAATGCCGCTGCCGGGTTTTCCTTCGTCTTCATCATGGTCGGTGAGAGTTTTGACCCGCTTCAGGCCAGCATCCTGGGCTGGACCGGATGGCTCGTACCGCTCGTTCTCGTGATCGTGCTGATTGCCACGGGACAGTTCCGCCCCGCCCCGCCGCAGCCCACCGTGCCTCGTAACGAGTCAGCGCCTGTCGCTGGCGCGGAGTAGGCTTTCACACGGACATCCACCACTAATAGTCCAAACAATCTTTCTTAAAGGAGATCCCCTGTGGCCTTGATCGAAGCAGTTGGCGCCCGCGAAATTCTTGACTCTCGGGGCAACCCGACCGTTGAGGTCGAAGTTTTGCTCGACGACGGTGTGGTTTCCCGCGCCGCAGTTCCCTCGGGAGCATCCACTGGAGCATTCGAGGCTTACGAGCTTCGCGATGGCGACAAAGGCCGTTACCTCGGCAAGGGCGTACAGAAGGCCGTTGACGCGGTTATCGACGACCTTGGCCCCGCCATCGAAGGCCTCGACGCCTCCGACCAGCGTCTCGTCGACGCTGAGCTCATCGCGGTTGACGGCTCAGAGAACAAGAAGAACCTCGGCGCCAACTCGATTCTCGGTGTGTCGCTCGCCGTGGCGAAGGCTGCTGCTGACTCGGCAGACCTGCCCCTCTTCCGCTACCTTGGCGGACCGAACGCTCACGTGCTCCCCGTGCCGATGATGAACGTCATCAACGGTGGATCGCACGCCGACAGCAACGTCGACATCCAAGAATTCATGATCCTCCCGCACGGCGCCGAGACCTTCAGCGAAGGCCTTCGCTGGGGCGTTGAGACCTACCACGTGCTCAAGGATCTTCTCAAGAGCAAGGGCCTCAGCACTGGCCTCGGCGACGAGGGTGGCTTTGCCCCCGACCTCTCGAGCAACCGTGCCGCACTTGACCTCCTCATGGAAGCAATCGAGAAGGCTGGCTTCACGCCCGGCAAGGACATCGCCGTTGGACTCGACGTCGCTGCGACCGAGTTCTACAAAGACGGTTCGTACACCTTCGAGGGTGCCTCGAAGTCGGCTGGCGAGATGAGCGCGTACTACGCCGAGCTCGTTGCTGCGTACCCGCTCGTGTCGATTGAAGACCCGCTCGACGAAGACGACTGGGAGGGCTGGGCTCAGCTCAACGCCGAGATCGGTTCGAAGACTCAGATCGTCGGAGACGACCTGTTCGTCACCAACCCGAAGCGTCTCGCCAAGGGAATCGAGCTCGCCACGGCAAACTCGATCCTCGTCAAGGTGAACCAGATCGGTTCGCTCACGGAGACCCTCGATGCTGTGTCCATGGCTCAGCGCGCTGGCTACACCGCTGTTATCTCGCACCGTTCCGGCGAGACCGAAGACACCACGATCGCTGACCTCGCGGTAGCGCTCAACACTGGCCAGATCAAGACCGGCGCACCGGCTCGCTCCGAGCGCGTAGCAAAGTACAACCAGCTGCTGCGCATCGAAGAAGAGCTCGGCGATGCCGCAGTTTACGCCGGCCGTTCCGCCTTCCCGCGGTTCAACGGCTAGCACTCACTAGCGTCGTCTAGCATCGAACGCATGGCTAGGCGAGTACGAGCAAAAAAGGTAGCGGTGTCGTTGCCCGAGGAGAGCGCGCCAGAACACTGGCTGCGCACGATTCGCTTCTCGGGCTTCACCGTGCTCATGCTTGGTTTGCTCATACTCGCCGTCGTCGTTCTTGCGCCGAACCTGCGCATCCTGATCGAGCAACAGCAAACGATCGCGCAGCTTCAGGCGCAGGTCGATGAAGCGCAAGAATCCGTCGACGATCTCGACGTGAACGTAGCGCGGTGGGATGACCCCGCGTATATCGAATCGCAGGCTCGGGATCGGCTGTACTACGTATACCCGGGCGAAGTGAGCTATCTCGTCACCGGCGACGCCGATCAGGTCACCACAGCAGATGGCGTGCCCGTGAGTACGAGCATCCAAACGACTCAGATCGATTGGGTGCAATCTCTCGTGTCGTCCATCTACACTGCTGGTCTCACCGACAAAGCCCCCGACGATCTCACCGACCCCGCAACTGAAGGACCTGAGCAATGACCACCCCACCGTTTGACGCCGTCAGCGATGAAGATGTGCGCATTGTGTCGCTTCAACTCGGGCGCCCTGCTCGCGATGTGATCGGTATCGCCGCGCGCTGCGTGTGCGGCGCTCCCACCGTCGTGTCAACGAAGCCGCGCCTGAGCGATGGAACGCCGTTCCCCACTATCTATTACCTGTGCCACCCGGCCGCGACGGCATCCGTCTCAACGCTCGAGGCCGAAGGCCACATGCCTGAGCTGGCCGCGATGCTGGAGGGCGAAATCGGTGCTCAGTACCAGGCGGCGCATGAGGCATACATCGCTGATCGCGATGGAATCGAAGTTGTTGCCGAGCTTGCCGGCGTTTCAGCCGGCGGAATGCCGACTCGAGTGAAGTGCCTGCACGCCCTCGTCGGGCACACGCTCGCGGCAGGGCCGGGCATCAATCCCATCGGCGATATCGCTCTTGAGCGCGCCTCGTGGAACCCCGCCATTTGCCAGTGCCCCGACTACTCAGAGGCCGCTGAGGAGAGTACCGCTGAGCAGAATGCCGCAGCGGGCAAGGCGGCGGAGAGCGGCCAGTGAAGCTCTGGGCTGCCGGCCTCGTCGTGATGGCGAGTTTGGCATCCGTATTGGTAGCGACACCCGCGCACGCGGATGCGGTGCGCGACCAACAGTATTGGCTTCAGGAATACGGCATCGAGGCTGCCTGGAAAACCACCAAGGGTGCCGGAGTCACGATCGCCGTCATCGATACCGGTGTTGACGGCACGGTGAAAGAACTTGCCGGCGCAGTCACCGGGGGAACAGATTTTTCGGGTGAGGGCGCCCCCGACGGGCAGAAGGCTGTCGGCGAAGACAACCCGGCCCACGGCACGCTTGTGGCGTCTCTGGCCGCGGGGCGAGGCACCGGAACGGGTGCTGGCGTGATCGGCGCAGCTCCCGAAGCCAATATTTTGGCGATCTCGATCGGTTTCACGGGCGGCCCCATTAGCTCGGATGACCAAATTGCTCAGGCAGTTCGCTACGCGGTCGATCAGGGTGCCGACGTCATCAACCTCTCACTCACTCGCGAGACTCTCGACTGGCCCACGAGCTGGGACAGCGCCTTCCTCTACGCCATGCAAAATGATGTGGTCGTCGTTGCGGCCGCCGGTAACCGGGGCAGCGGCACGACCTCGGTTGGTGCTCCCGCCACAATGCCGGGAGTGTTGACCGTCGCCGGCGTCGATGTGAATGGCGTCGCCAGTTTTAATGCCTCAACGCAGGGCATCACGATCGGTGTTGCAGCTCCGAGCGAAGATCTCGTCGGCGTTGCGCCCGGCGGATCACACGTGCTCTGGAACGGCACCAGTGGAGCAACGCCGATTGTCGCTGGCATCGTCGCGCTCGTGCGTGCTGCGCATCCAGAACTGGATGCCAATAATGTGATCAACCGCATCGTGGCTACCGCGCACGACACGGGTACTCCCGGCACCGACGCTATCTATGGTTTCGGATTGATCGATGCTGAGGATGCCGTGAACGCCAACGTGCCCTTGGTTGACGAGAACCCGATGGGAAGCCTCGCGGAATGGATCACGATCTACCGCCGCGCACAATCAACTCCCGCCCCGGTGCCGACGTTCAGTCCCACGCCGCAGCCGGTCCCCGAGAACGACACGACGACCATTGCGGGCCCGGCAAGTCCCTTGGGAACGCTGTTGCCGACCGTCAGCATGCTTCGTAATGTGGGCGTTCCGCTCGCCGTTTACGGTATTTTCTTCCTCATTTTGGCTGGTTCCGGCGTTCTCGCCTGGCGCCGGTTTAGGAGTCTGCGCGAGAGGGAGTAAGTTTGGTGGCGAACTTCCCCTTTTAGGAGACTCTAACTCGTGCCAAAAATCTTGATTGTCGGCGGCGGTTACGCCGGTTTTTACACTGCTCGTAAGCTCGAAAAGTGGCTACGCCGCGGCGAAGCTGAGGTCACCATGGTTGACCCTCTTCCCTACATGACGTACCAGCCTTTCCTGCCCGAGGTTGCTGCAGGCTCGATCGAGCCTCGTCACGCGGTTGTTCCTCACCGTCGCCACCTGAAGACCACCAAGGTCGTCACGGCGAAGGTCACGGGAATCAACCACGCGACAAAGACCGCAACGATTCAGCCCGAGGTGGGCGACTCGTGGGAGATGGAATACGACCTCGTTGTCGTGACCGCCGGTGCCGTTTCGCGTACCTTCCCCATCCCCGGTGTTGCTGACGAAGCCATCGGTATGAAGACGATCGAAGAGGCAGTGGAGGTGCGTGACCGCATCCTCACCAACTTCGATAAGGCATCCAACTTGCCTGCTGGCCCCGAGCGCGACCGTCTACTGACGTTCGTTGTTGTCGGTGGCGGCTTCGCCGGTATCGAAGCCTTCGGCGAAATGCGCAGCCTCGCCTCATCGCTGCTGGCGCTCTACCCGAACCTCAAGTTCGAAGACACTCACTTCCACCTCATCGAGGCTATGGGTCGCATCATGCCTGAGGTTTCGCTTGAGACGAGCAAGTGGGTTATCAAGAACCTCGCTGACCGTGGCGCTCAGATTCACCTCGACACCCAGCTGAAGTCCGCTGTGAATGGCGTGGTTGAGCTGTCGACCGGCGAAAGCTTCGAGTCCGACACCATCGTGTGGACCGCTGGCGTTATGGCGAACCCCGTGGTTCGTGCCACCGACCTTCCCATCGAAGAGCGTGGCCGCATCCGCGTGCAGGCTGACCTCCGTGTCATCAACGACGACGGAATCGTCGAGGGTGCCTGGGGCGCTGGCGACGTGTGTGCTGTTCCTGACCTCACCGGTGGTGGCGTTGGCGGCTTCTGCGTTCCGAACGCTCAGCACGCTGTTCGCCAAGCCAAGCTCATGGCCAAGAACATTGTGGCTTCGCTTCGCGGCGAAGAGCCCAAGGACTACTTCCACAAGAACCAGGGTGCGGTTGCCGGTCTCGGCCTGTACCACGGTGTCTTCCAGTCCGGCAAGATCGCGATCAAGGGCTTCCCAGCCTGGTTCATGCACCGTGGTTACCACGGCATGGCGATGCCGATGTTCGAGCGCAAGGCTCGCGTCTTCAGCAACTGGATCACGAACTTCTTCTGGGGTCGCGACACTGTCTCGATCGAGGCTCGCGTAGAACCGCGCCGCGCATTCGAAGAGTTTGCGTCACGCCCCAAGTAGTGTGACTGCAGGCTCCGCGCGCGAGTGTGGAGCCTGCGTGCCCCGA
Proteins encoded in this region:
- a CDS encoding TetR/AcrR family transcriptional regulator — protein: MARRPDPTRKPALVQQIIAHLADKPLSSLTFRSLAKALDVSTFTLVYHFGTRAELIREIVHANARGASPEEAAGLPVHTLDDYFNSLYLSWQWTQLPENLHRQRLELEAGLLEAVERDELSVTRPLFAQWITMGSAALVAFGLTEEQAQLEARLLVNMFHGVQFDLVLNQNREASAAVFNAAVSHHRQRIEQLLAEVAR
- the hisS gene encoding histidine--tRNA ligase, coding for MASTVNPPRGMRDFLPAEKAQRERVLGVIRGSYRAHGFDEIETPVMEDSSRLHAGLGGDNEKLAFAVMKRGLTAEKLQAASDALDLADLGMRFDLTVPLARFYATHRAELPKVFRSIQMAPVWRAERPQKGRYRQFVQCDIDIMGEAGPSAEIELITATAATLDALGVQGCTIRVNDRRLLTSSLSILGFPAKEHEAVLITVDKLDKLGADGVIAELRERAFPDTPVAALAEFLRRPAPDTRPQFSADAIRAALPAGVTEEVILELAAIGHAVEAGRGDSGSLIEFDPWLVRGMGYYTGAIFEVAHPALGYSLGGGGRYDGMIGRFLGSDVPAVGFSLGFERLVDLVELGAATDDDQVALVYDADVEAATLVRLQAALIKDGKRVRLEARPKKLPQLLDQLRDAGFTSFATVRAENVSIDSLEFKPLGG
- a CDS encoding CPBP family intramembrane glutamic endopeptidase codes for the protein MNAQVKPILVFVSLSFGLAWVFALPLWFTGGLENPFFPVFALAMMFTPAIAALVVVFFVEKHPDARSRRAALGLGSVRPIGRFLRYLALALVIPPALILAALAVGALVGVYPADFVNFSGYQTMLDGQLEALGQAPLAVPIELLVAAQFLNVAIGAVINTIPALGEELGWRGWLLPKLLPLGIVPAIVISGVIWGLWHAPLILLGYNYPGAPGWLALTAMVGMTIVVGGVFAWLRIRSVSVWPAALAHGSFNAAAGFSFVFIMVGESFDPLQASILGWTGWLVPLVLVIVLIATGQFRPAPPQPTVPRNESAPVAGAE
- the eno gene encoding phosphopyruvate hydratase, yielding MALIEAVGAREILDSRGNPTVEVEVLLDDGVVSRAAVPSGASTGAFEAYELRDGDKGRYLGKGVQKAVDAVIDDLGPAIEGLDASDQRLVDAELIAVDGSENKKNLGANSILGVSLAVAKAAADSADLPLFRYLGGPNAHVLPVPMMNVINGGSHADSNVDIQEFMILPHGAETFSEGLRWGVETYHVLKDLLKSKGLSTGLGDEGGFAPDLSSNRAALDLLMEAIEKAGFTPGKDIAVGLDVAATEFYKDGSYTFEGASKSAGEMSAYYAELVAAYPLVSIEDPLDEDDWEGWAQLNAEIGSKTQIVGDDLFVTNPKRLAKGIELATANSILVKVNQIGSLTETLDAVSMAQRAGYTAVISHRSGETEDTTIADLAVALNTGQIKTGAPARSERVAKYNQLLRIEEELGDAAVYAGRSAFPRFNG
- a CDS encoding septum formation initiator family protein; its protein translation is MARRVRAKKVAVSLPEESAPEHWLRTIRFSGFTVLMLGLLILAVVVLAPNLRILIEQQQTIAQLQAQVDEAQESVDDLDVNVARWDDPAYIESQARDRLYYVYPGEVSYLVTGDADQVTTADGVPVSTSIQTTQIDWVQSLVSSIYTAGLTDKAPDDLTDPATEGPEQ
- a CDS encoding DUF501 domain-containing protein yields the protein MTTPPFDAVSDEDVRIVSLQLGRPARDVIGIAARCVCGAPTVVSTKPRLSDGTPFPTIYYLCHPAATASVSTLEAEGHMPELAAMLEGEIGAQYQAAHEAYIADRDGIEVVAELAGVSAGGMPTRVKCLHALVGHTLAAGPGINPIGDIALERASWNPAICQCPDYSEAAEESTAEQNAAAGKAAESGQ
- a CDS encoding S8 family serine peptidase, producing MKLWAAGLVVMASLASVLVATPAHADAVRDQQYWLQEYGIEAAWKTTKGAGVTIAVIDTGVDGTVKELAGAVTGGTDFSGEGAPDGQKAVGEDNPAHGTLVASLAAGRGTGTGAGVIGAAPEANILAISIGFTGGPISSDDQIAQAVRYAVDQGADVINLSLTRETLDWPTSWDSAFLYAMQNDVVVVAAAGNRGSGTTSVGAPATMPGVLTVAGVDVNGVASFNASTQGITIGVAAPSEDLVGVAPGGSHVLWNGTSGATPIVAGIVALVRAAHPELDANNVINRIVATAHDTGTPGTDAIYGFGLIDAEDAVNANVPLVDENPMGSLAEWITIYRRAQSTPAPVPTFSPTPQPVPENDTTTIAGPASPLGTLLPTVSMLRNVGVPLAVYGIFFLILAGSGVLAWRRFRSLRERE
- a CDS encoding NAD(P)/FAD-dependent oxidoreductase; its protein translation is MPKILIVGGGYAGFYTARKLEKWLRRGEAEVTMVDPLPYMTYQPFLPEVAAGSIEPRHAVVPHRRHLKTTKVVTAKVTGINHATKTATIQPEVGDSWEMEYDLVVVTAGAVSRTFPIPGVADEAIGMKTIEEAVEVRDRILTNFDKASNLPAGPERDRLLTFVVVGGGFAGIEAFGEMRSLASSLLALYPNLKFEDTHFHLIEAMGRIMPEVSLETSKWVIKNLADRGAQIHLDTQLKSAVNGVVELSTGESFESDTIVWTAGVMANPVVRATDLPIEERGRIRVQADLRVINDDGIVEGAWGAGDVCAVPDLTGGGVGGFCVPNAQHAVRQAKLMAKNIVASLRGEEPKDYFHKNQGAVAGLGLYHGVFQSGKIAIKGFPAWFMHRGYHGMAMPMFERKARVFSNWITNFFWGRDTVSIEARVEPRRAFEEFASRPK